In Paenibacillus guangzhouensis, a single window of DNA contains:
- a CDS encoding YidC/Oxa1 family membrane protein insertase, giving the protein MISWLSPIVSVFNTLLTELFQLTHDWGLAIIVLTLIVRFLLTGLNLMNYRQMVRQKAVQPILQQVREKYKDKQERMIEETLRINKEHGIKPFNMLLISFAQIPIFMSLFGLFRTHGGEMSSTIVSWVDTLSQADPLHVLPILSTLLTLVAALIPITMELTILQAAKKQAGLSIVMNLFYLFVLWRSPIAIGLYYTSSAVFALMEKLVYRTRWGQKLLYRGMQIPVETAA; this is encoded by the coding sequence ATGATCTCATGGCTATCGCCTATCGTATCCGTATTCAACACATTGCTCACCGAACTCTTTCAACTTACGCATGATTGGGGCCTTGCGATTATCGTATTGACCTTGATCGTGAGATTCCTGCTAACGGGATTGAATCTGATGAATTATCGGCAAATGGTACGCCAGAAGGCCGTGCAGCCTATTCTTCAGCAAGTCCGTGAGAAATATAAAGACAAGCAGGAGCGTATGATCGAAGAGACGCTTCGTATTAATAAAGAACATGGCATTAAGCCGTTCAATATGTTATTGATTAGCTTCGCGCAAATTCCGATCTTTATGAGCCTGTTCGGCTTGTTCCGGACGCATGGCGGCGAGATGAGCTCGACGATTGTATCTTGGGTGGATACGTTGTCCCAAGCCGACCCGCTGCATGTACTGCCGATCCTGAGCACATTGCTGACACTGGTCGCTGCACTGATCCCTATTACGATGGAGCTCACGATTCTGCAGGCGGCCAAGAAGCAAGCGGGCCTGTCCATCGTGATGAATTTGTTCTATCTCTTCGTGCTATGGCGGTCTCCGATCGCAATCGGTTTATATTATACGTCGAGCGCCGTATTCGCCTTGATGGAGAAGCTCGTGTATCGTACGAGATGGGGGCAGAAGCTGCTCTACCGTGGTATGCAAATCCCTGTGGAGACAGCGGCCTAG
- a CDS encoding MraY family glycosyltransferase: protein MVIVLLYALSFIISFLIVYVLIPPLGKMAFRIDFVDKPRKDTERKIHREPIPLTASYAIFIGFFVTYLLVTREFNWETGALFIGGVLLLTIGTIDDWYKTKGKDFPALPKMVIQLSAAALVFFSGNAFTGFYNPLSNEYVLLPVWLQFILTILWIFGVTTVINFSDGMDGLAGGLATISAVTLFIVALTKGQTNSAMMAIILIGVTVAYLRYNKPPAKIFMGDAGATFIGFILGVIALDGAFKQATILSLFIPILALGVPIFDNIFVVLKRMIQGKPIYQADASQAHYRLLRSGLSHKQVVMFLCLIGTCFGLSSIILLLIQT from the coding sequence ATGGTGATCGTTTTGTTATACGCGCTCTCATTTATCATTTCGTTTCTTATTGTGTATGTACTCATTCCGCCACTTGGCAAAATGGCATTCCGCATCGACTTTGTGGACAAGCCTCGGAAAGACACGGAGCGCAAGATCCATCGTGAGCCCATTCCACTGACAGCCAGTTACGCGATTTTCATCGGATTTTTCGTTACATACTTGCTCGTCACTCGAGAATTCAATTGGGAGACAGGGGCGCTCTTCATCGGCGGTGTTCTCTTACTTACGATCGGGACCATTGATGATTGGTATAAGACGAAAGGGAAAGATTTCCCGGCATTACCCAAAATGGTTATTCAGCTCTCTGCAGCCGCGCTCGTCTTTTTTTCGGGCAACGCTTTTACAGGGTTCTATAACCCCTTAAGTAATGAATATGTGCTGCTGCCTGTGTGGCTGCAATTTATACTAACGATTCTATGGATCTTCGGCGTTACGACGGTGATTAACTTCTCCGACGGGATGGATGGTCTTGCAGGCGGCTTAGCAACGATCTCCGCGGTAACTCTATTTATCGTAGCGCTCACGAAAGGTCAGACCAACTCCGCGATGATGGCGATCATCTTGATTGGTGTGACGGTGGCCTATCTACGATACAACAAGCCGCCGGCGAAAATATTCATGGGCGACGCTGGCGCAACCTTCATCGGGTTCATCCTAGGCGTAATCGCGTTAGATGGCGCGTTCAAGCAGGCGACAATCTTATCGCTCTTCATTCCGATTCTTGCGCTCGGCGTACCGATCTTCGATAATATCTTCGTCGTATTGAAGCGTATGATTCAAGGCAAGCCGATATATCAGGCCGACGCCAGCCAAGCGCATTACCGACTGCTTCGTTCCGGTCTAAGTCACAAGCAAGTGGTCATGTTCCTATGTCTCATTGGTACATGCTTCGGATTATCTTCAATTATCTTATTGTTAATACAGACCTAA
- a CDS encoding DnaD domain protein: protein MRISNLLQFTEHHRYCTFRDFSLSGMDSKMLSYIYQPMVGGLAISFYHFLYQHISSDRVGYSRIEQQRRLFLTLGIDPSEKGRKQLIEIASKLEAVGLLHSSRIYIPEQDDSIYEYELYAPLSPNEFFKTQHLTLLLRDKVGKFTVLSLREEFCTEEPAEIIHKAVHKEDLSIPFYELFQLNTHVIDYELEQALSEVAPSRHPGYQAASAEEMLNYADIISRFPRISKNRAFVERLRYEHEQMGMINYIVRKYQLSLQDICGLLDEEGVFSDQGEILLDELQHRANLQFRQGKKRSETSDRYAKKVIALRDSVDNDHEDQAREEYPVEMEFYLDVPPQFQGKCDIHQYNMMLRNEPYTMMLKKFFPGSVPDNMMDMFEKIDLNYKLPEEVINVLIHYLMSLLVSGTDQRLNRNFVDSIASTMLMKQITSYEQAVQHIRDQSQFKQRLEQERVSKAGASGSRGRSGSGYTRGGTAKQKPSIPIIQDVPQGMAVTPEELEEMRKVARKLDGKS from the coding sequence GTGCGTATTTCAAATCTATTGCAGTTTACCGAACATCATCGGTATTGTACGTTCAGGGACTTCTCGCTTAGCGGGATGGATTCGAAAATGCTCTCTTATATTTATCAGCCGATGGTTGGCGGGCTTGCCATTAGCTTCTATCATTTTCTCTATCAACATATTTCGAGTGATCGTGTCGGATATTCGCGTATTGAGCAGCAGCGCCGGCTTTTCCTTACCTTAGGCATCGACCCGAGTGAGAAGGGGCGTAAGCAGCTGATCGAGATTGCATCGAAGCTGGAAGCGGTAGGGTTACTGCATTCGTCGCGGATCTACATACCCGAACAGGATGATAGTATCTATGAATATGAGCTGTATGCGCCGTTGTCGCCGAATGAATTTTTCAAGACCCAGCACCTCACGCTGCTATTACGGGATAAGGTTGGGAAGTTCACGGTCCTATCGCTGCGCGAAGAATTCTGTACAGAAGAGCCCGCTGAGATCATTCACAAGGCGGTTCACAAAGAGGATCTGTCGATCCCCTTCTACGAGCTGTTCCAATTGAACACGCATGTCATTGATTATGAGCTGGAGCAGGCCCTATCCGAAGTGGCGCCATCAAGGCATCCAGGGTATCAAGCAGCGAGCGCAGAAGAGATGCTGAACTATGCGGATATTATTTCTCGGTTCCCGCGTATCTCGAAGAATCGCGCATTCGTCGAGCGGCTTCGATACGAGCATGAGCAAATGGGCATGATTAATTACATCGTTCGCAAATATCAGTTAAGTCTGCAAGATATCTGCGGACTTCTCGATGAAGAAGGCGTATTTTCGGATCAAGGCGAAATTCTGCTCGATGAGCTACAGCATCGTGCAAACTTGCAGTTCCGACAAGGAAAGAAACGAAGCGAGACGAGTGATCGCTATGCGAAGAAGGTCATCGCGCTTCGTGATTCAGTAGATAACGATCATGAGGACCAGGCACGCGAGGAATACCCTGTGGAGATGGAATTCTATCTGGACGTGCCGCCGCAATTCCAAGGCAAATGCGATATCCATCAATATAATATGATGCTGCGCAATGAACCTTATACGATGATGCTGAAGAAGTTTTTCCCAGGCTCCGTGCCAGATAATATGATGGACATGTTCGAGAAAATCGATTTGAACTATAAATTGCCGGAAGAGGTCATCAATGTCTTAATCCACTATCTGATGTCGCTGCTCGTATCGGGCACGGATCAACGCCTGAATCGGAATTTCGTGGATTCCATTGCATCGACGATGCTCATGAAGCAGATTACCAGCTATGAACAAGCGGTTCAGCATATCCGTGACCAGAGTCAATTCAAGCAGCGGCTCGAACAAGAGCGTGTGAGCAAGGCCGGCGCATCGGGTTCGCGTGGACGCAGCGGATCAGGGTACACAAGAGGTGGTACTGCTAAGCAGAAGCCAAGCATACCGATTATTCAAGATGTGCCGCAAGGCATGGCCGTCACGCCGGAAGAATTAGAAGAGATGCGCAAAGTCGCGCGGAAACTGGATGGCAAATCCTAA
- the dnaI gene encoding primosomal protein DnaI, with translation MESLGDLLKRIPSQDMWQRVEQKKAELIANPLIVKLRAKYPEMTDQVIQQNMNRLYQYVTEYNNCSNCPGLDQCPNDMQGHYSKISCDTVNGLTQVYDSKVSCKKFLGQQRQDQIRDRIRSFYVDDRALKEGYSADEILVKDLERASAANQVLTYILRTKEEGLQTNGLYLVGKFGTGKTFLMCYLLYELAKEGFTGAIVYMPEFVEDLKSMMLDGAKLKETMEALKETDILIFDDVGAENMNPWARDHVLGSILNYRMNRKPTFYTSNYELDALEKHFSFTSKDGEEAYKGQRLMDRIRPFVDVIVVNGENKRGRQKN, from the coding sequence ATGGAATCACTCGGAGATCTACTAAAACGAATTCCAAGTCAAGATATGTGGCAGAGGGTGGAACAGAAGAAGGCTGAGCTGATCGCGAATCCGCTCATTGTGAAGCTGCGCGCCAAATACCCGGAGATGACGGATCAGGTCATTCAGCAGAACATGAATCGTTTGTACCAATATGTGACCGAGTACAACAATTGCTCGAACTGCCCAGGGCTCGATCAATGTCCGAATGATATGCAAGGGCACTATTCCAAAATCTCCTGCGATACCGTCAACGGATTGACCCAAGTCTATGATAGCAAAGTATCTTGCAAGAAATTCCTTGGACAACAGCGGCAAGATCAAATTCGAGATCGGATTCGTAGCTTCTACGTGGATGACCGAGCGTTGAAAGAAGGCTATTCAGCAGATGAAATCCTCGTCAAGGACTTGGAGCGGGCTTCCGCTGCGAACCAAGTGTTGACTTATATTTTGCGGACGAAGGAAGAGGGGCTTCAGACGAATGGTCTGTACTTGGTCGGTAAATTCGGAACAGGGAAGACTTTCTTGATGTGTTACTTGCTGTACGAGCTTGCGAAGGAAGGATTCACCGGTGCGATCGTCTATATGCCCGAATTCGTCGAGGATTTGAAATCGATGATGCTGGACGGGGCCAAATTGAAGGAGACGATGGAGGCCTTGAAGGAGACGGATATTCTGATCTTCGATGATGTAGGTGCGGAGAACATGAATCCTTGGGCGCGTGACCATGTGCTTGGCTCGATTCTGAACTATCGCATGAACCGCAAGCCGACATTCTATACCTCAAATTATGAGCTCGACGCACTCGAGAAGCACTTCAGCTTCACGAGCAAAGATGGCGAAGAAGCTTATAAAGGACAACGGCTTATGGACCGCATACGTCCGTTCGTCGATGTCATCGTGGTCAATGGCGAGAACAAACGGGGACGCCAGAAGAACTAA
- a CDS encoding sulfate ABC transporter substrate-binding protein encodes MKKRVTTIVVLLLLAVTAAACGSKTAEAPKTEPAKETTSQTTTEAKKEPSKEPVELLNVSYDPTRELYAAYNKVFSDYWQKKTGQTVTIKQSHGGSGKQSLSVVNGLKADVVTLALGYDVDAIQKAGLIQEGWQKKFEDNSAPYTSTIVFLVRKGNPKGIHDWSDLVKDGVGVITPNPKTSGGARWNYLAAWGYALEQNSGDENKAKEFVSKLFKNVPVLDSGARGSTTTFVERGIGDVLLAWENEALLSTNELGKDKFEIVYPSLSILAEPPVAVVDKVVDERGTREVAEEYLKYLYTPEAQDLVAKNFYRPILKDVADKYKDQFPSLKLLTIDKDFGGWTAAQEKHFADGGLFDQIYAAGK; translated from the coding sequence ATGAAGAAGAGAGTAACCACCATCGTCGTCTTATTATTGTTAGCCGTGACTGCGGCTGCGTGCGGATCCAAAACGGCCGAAGCACCGAAGACGGAACCAGCCAAAGAAACAACAAGCCAGACAACGACAGAAGCGAAAAAGGAGCCGAGCAAAGAACCGGTCGAGCTGCTCAATGTCTCTTATGACCCGACACGTGAATTATATGCAGCTTATAACAAAGTATTCAGTGACTATTGGCAGAAAAAAACGGGTCAGACCGTAACGATTAAGCAATCGCATGGCGGTTCAGGGAAGCAGAGTCTCTCGGTCGTGAATGGGCTCAAGGCGGATGTGGTGACCCTCGCACTCGGTTATGATGTGGATGCGATTCAGAAGGCGGGCCTTATTCAAGAGGGGTGGCAGAAGAAATTCGAAGATAACAGTGCGCCATATACTTCAACGATTGTCTTCTTGGTGCGAAAAGGAAATCCCAAAGGTATTCATGATTGGAGCGATCTCGTTAAAGACGGCGTAGGCGTCATTACACCGAACCCGAAAACGTCCGGCGGCGCACGATGGAACTACCTTGCAGCATGGGGCTACGCGCTCGAACAGAACAGCGGCGATGAGAATAAAGCGAAAGAGTTCGTCTCGAAATTGTTCAAAAATGTACCGGTATTAGATTCAGGCGCACGGGGCTCGACGACGACTTTCGTGGAACGCGGCATCGGTGATGTACTGTTAGCTTGGGAGAACGAAGCCTTACTCTCAACGAACGAACTCGGAAAAGATAAGTTCGAAATCGTCTATCCATCTTTAAGCATTTTGGCTGAACCGCCAGTGGCTGTTGTCGATAAAGTCGTGGATGAGCGCGGCACGCGCGAAGTCGCGGAGGAATATCTGAAGTATCTCTACACCCCGGAAGCGCAAGACCTCGTTGCGAAGAATTTCTATCGTCCTATTCTGAAGGATGTAGCTGACAAGTATAAAGATCAATTCCCATCCCTCAAACTGCTTACGATCGATAAAGATTTCGGCGGCTGGACCGCGGCGCAAGAGAAGCATTTCGCTGATGGTGGATTGTTCGATCAAATTTATGCAGCGGGTAAATAA
- the cysT gene encoding sulfate ABC transporter permease subunit CysT, translated as MTHIKSKRVKVLPGFGLTLGYAIFYLSIIVLIPLASLFVETAGASWDKIWQTISDPRVISSYRVTFLSAFYAAVINVIFGLLLAWVLVRYKFPGKKLIDGIIDLPFALPTAVAGIALTAIYAENGIMGKLFAPLGIKIAYTQIGITIALIFIGLPFVVRTVQPVLQELDREIEEAAVTLGAYRWRTFRSVILPELTPALWTGFALAFARAIGEYGSVVFIAGNMPFKTEITPLLIMTKLEQFDYVGATAIALVMLLSSFVMLLVINFLQWRSQHRAIAE; from the coding sequence ATGACGCACATCAAGTCCAAACGTGTAAAAGTGCTGCCGGGATTCGGACTTACCCTTGGCTACGCCATCTTCTATTTAAGCATTATTGTCCTGATTCCGCTGGCGAGCCTGTTCGTCGAGACGGCGGGTGCGAGTTGGGATAAAATCTGGCAGACGATATCCGATCCACGTGTTATATCTTCCTACCGGGTTACATTTTTATCTGCCTTCTATGCGGCGGTCATTAATGTTATTTTCGGTCTCTTGCTTGCTTGGGTTCTCGTCCGATACAAGTTCCCAGGCAAAAAGCTGATCGATGGCATTATTGATCTTCCATTTGCCCTGCCGACGGCGGTAGCGGGGATCGCATTGACTGCGATCTATGCCGAGAATGGGATCATGGGGAAGCTGTTCGCACCGCTCGGGATCAAAATCGCTTATACTCAAATCGGGATTACGATTGCGCTTATATTTATCGGGCTCCCCTTCGTCGTAAGGACGGTTCAACCCGTCCTTCAGGAGCTGGACCGCGAGATTGAGGAAGCGGCGGTGACGCTTGGCGCTTATCGCTGGAGGACCTTCCGGAGCGTCATCTTGCCGGAGCTAACGCCTGCCTTGTGGACGGGATTCGCGCTAGCCTTCGCCAGAGCCATCGGCGAATATGGCTCCGTGGTTTTCATCGCCGGCAATATGCCGTTCAAGACGGAAATCACGCCGCTCCTGATTATGACGAAGCTGGAGCAATTCGATTATGTAGGCGCGACGGCCATTGCACTCGTGATGCTGCTCAGCTCATTTGTCATGCTACTAGTGATTAACTTCTTGCAATGGCGCAGTCAACATCGAGCTATTGCAGAATAG
- the cysW gene encoding sulfate ABC transporter permease subunit CysW, which translates to MAGTVAMNSASGNSEVRPRHATESLPFRWLWITIALLFIGLVLILPLVTVIYEGLKKGVELYLTALIEPDAIAALQLTLLVALIAVPLNTLFGIAAAWAITKFQFRGKNILLTLIDLPFAVSPVISGLVFVLLFGARGWFGPFLEANHLQIVYAVPGIILATTFVTFPFVARELIPLMQAQGKQEEEAAASLGARGWHIFWHVTMPNIKWGLLYGIILCNARAIGEFGAVSVVSGHIRGETNTLPLHIEILYNEYQFSAAFAVASLLVVLALVTLVAKSLIERRQRHLASRNMTN; encoded by the coding sequence GTGGCAGGAACAGTTGCGATGAACAGCGCATCGGGTAACTCAGAAGTGAGGCCTAGGCATGCGACGGAGTCGCTGCCTTTTCGATGGCTGTGGATTACAATTGCTTTATTATTCATCGGGTTAGTGCTCATCTTGCCGTTAGTGACCGTCATCTATGAAGGGTTGAAGAAAGGCGTGGAGTTGTATCTAACGGCATTGATCGAACCCGATGCGATAGCGGCACTGCAATTAACGCTACTCGTTGCACTTATCGCAGTGCCGCTGAATACCCTATTTGGCATAGCGGCCGCGTGGGCGATCACGAAGTTCCAATTCCGCGGCAAGAATATATTGCTCACGCTGATCGATTTGCCTTTTGCCGTGTCGCCCGTGATCTCAGGGCTTGTGTTCGTATTACTATTCGGAGCAAGGGGGTGGTTCGGTCCATTCCTGGAAGCGAATCATCTGCAGATCGTCTATGCCGTTCCGGGAATTATCCTCGCGACGACCTTCGTAACATTCCCCTTCGTCGCGCGCGAGCTGATTCCGCTCATGCAAGCGCAAGGCAAGCAGGAGGAAGAAGCGGCCGCAAGTCTTGGGGCACGAGGATGGCATATCTTCTGGCATGTGACGATGCCGAATATCAAATGGGGACTGCTCTACGGCATCATTCTCTGCAACGCGCGAGCGATCGGCGAATTTGGTGCCGTCTCCGTCGTATCGGGACATATCCGCGGAGAGACGAACACGCTACCGCTTCATATCGAAATTCTGTATAACGAATATCAATTCTCCGCTGCGTTTGCCGTTGCTTCACTGCTCGTGGTCTTAGCGCTCGTGACGTTAGTCGCGAAGAGCCTGATTGAACGAAGGCAGCGGCATCTCGCTTCTCGCAATATGACCAATTGA
- a CDS encoding YezD family protein, producing MGRALEIDERWRDQIVALLNGMEFGSVLITVHDGKIVQMERTERKRFELNYSPPPTSSERLTSN from the coding sequence ATGGGGAGAGCGTTGGAAATCGATGAGCGTTGGCGTGATCAGATTGTTGCGTTATTGAATGGCATGGAGTTTGGTTCCGTGCTGATTACAGTTCATGATGGCAAGATTGTGCAGATGGAGCGCACGGAGCGCAAGCGGTTTGAGCTGAATTATTCTCCCCCTCCGACTTCTTCTGAACGATTAACTTCGAATTAA
- a CDS encoding YqzM family protein: protein MMEDTIKLSTNDPTLHVNEEIRNDFSDVFNGFTFMFLFMFVVFFGMVIIKFLAS from the coding sequence ATGATGGAAGATACCATCAAGTTATCGACGAACGATCCAACACTACATGTAAATGAAGAGATCCGCAACGACTTCTCCGACGTCTTCAATGGATTTACATTCATGTTCTTATTCATGTTTGTTGTATTCTTCGGTATGGTGATCATCAAGTTCTTAGCAAGCTAA
- the trxA gene encoding thioredoxin: MAIVNVTDQSFTTEVEGQGVVLVDFWAPWCGPCKRLAPELEALDAEIGDSLKIAKVNVDENPETASRFGVMSIPTLIVFKDGQPVDKVVGLNSKDALKSMVGKHQ, encoded by the coding sequence ATGGCAATTGTAAACGTAACCGATCAATCATTCACAACTGAGGTCGAAGGTCAAGGCGTCGTTCTAGTTGATTTCTGGGCACCTTGGTGTGGTCCTTGTAAACGTCTTGCTCCAGAATTGGAAGCACTTGATGCAGAAATCGGCGATTCCCTCAAAATCGCAAAAGTGAACGTGGATGAGAACCCTGAGACGGCTTCCCGTTTCGGTGTAATGAGCATCCCAACGCTAATCGTATTCAAAGACGGTCAACCGGTGGATAAAGTGGTTGGTCTGAATTCGAAAGATGCGCTGAAAAGCATGGTTGGCAAACACCAATAA
- a CDS encoding PQQ-binding-like beta-propeller repeat protein: protein MLHTKWKQVLVGGIALTLWAGTFGTALAAGTAGQVEKPVISENVMQNSRVMGQVSELKPAWTFAVDRNENRQAITTAQAVGNQVFALKDKKLVSIDVTTGKKQWTYGQNLTSTIKVNQGVVYGVSQAGQVYAVSAGQGKTKWTAKYTEVVNVIPQGDRVYVLHHERKIDALSASTGKLLWSTEEPGAIYALDVMEADGVLLATFTVQGALTTVQLDAFDLKTGKKKWGQSRQDMPILLKNGMAFSKTDELNMDDAVADRELTILGLDLQTGKARETRTYSYKMAGQPPYSPGNGRILLDGNNLYMAQGQRIAQYDFSSEAGASKPVKTWAVMYPDVSFLGAMHQGKFLFQDRNTQEIKGIKMSGGQEMAWTGDNPAAQVEIYGSVMYRAQTDGVLYGLDVDTTKALFKVRTNAHFYGPTLKAGRTVIIQAEDRLIGVRLPASVK from the coding sequence TTGCTACATACGAAATGGAAACAGGTATTGGTTGGCGGAATCGCGTTAACGTTGTGGGCCGGAACATTCGGCACGGCGCTAGCCGCAGGAACGGCGGGTCAGGTGGAGAAGCCCGTCATCTCGGAGAACGTGATGCAGAATAGTAGAGTCATGGGACAAGTGTCGGAGCTAAAGCCGGCATGGACATTTGCGGTCGATCGCAATGAAAATAGGCAGGCGATTACGACGGCGCAAGCGGTAGGGAATCAAGTATTCGCATTGAAGGATAAGAAGTTGGTGTCGATCGATGTAACGACGGGGAAGAAGCAGTGGACATATGGACAGAACCTGACTTCGACCATTAAAGTGAACCAAGGCGTTGTCTATGGCGTCTCTCAAGCAGGCCAAGTCTATGCCGTGAGCGCGGGCCAAGGCAAGACTAAATGGACGGCGAAATATACGGAAGTCGTGAACGTGATTCCGCAAGGGGATCGTGTCTACGTACTGCATCATGAGCGTAAAATCGATGCGTTGTCAGCTTCAACGGGGAAACTGTTATGGAGCACGGAGGAACCGGGTGCCATTTATGCCTTGGATGTGATGGAGGCGGACGGTGTTCTGTTAGCGACATTCACCGTCCAAGGCGCGCTGACCACCGTTCAATTGGATGCGTTCGACCTAAAGACGGGCAAGAAGAAATGGGGCCAATCTCGGCAGGATATGCCGATCCTCTTGAAGAACGGCATGGCTTTTTCGAAGACCGATGAGTTAAATATGGACGATGCGGTGGCGGATCGCGAGCTTACGATTCTAGGTTTGGATCTGCAGACGGGTAAAGCTCGCGAGACGAGAACCTATAGCTATAAGATGGCTGGACAGCCGCCGTATAGCCCTGGAAACGGTCGTATTTTGCTGGATGGCAACAATCTCTATATGGCCCAAGGGCAGCGGATTGCACAGTATGATTTCTCTTCGGAAGCTGGCGCGAGCAAACCGGTTAAGACATGGGCCGTCATGTACCCAGACGTGAGCTTCTTAGGCGCGATGCACCAAGGGAAGTTCTTGTTCCAAGATCGCAATACGCAAGAAATCAAAGGCATTAAGATGTCGGGCGGCCAAGAGATGGCTTGGACCGGTGACAATCCTGCGGCCCAAGTGGAGATTTACGGTAGCGTGATGTACCGTGCGCAGACCGATGGCGTCCTGTATGGGCTGGATGTCGATACGACGAAGGCACTGTTCAAGGTTCGCACGAATGCCCATTTCTACGGGCCGACCTTGAAGGCAGGCCGGACGGTCATCATTCAAGCGGAAGACCGGCTCATCGGTGTACGATTGCCAGCATCTGTGAAGTGA